GAAGCGGCGAACATCGCGCGCGCGCTCGACCCGCAGGGCGCGCTGCCGCTGGCCCTGTGCGGCAGCCTCGGCGCGGCGCTGCGCCCCTGGCTGCCGCCCGCCCTGGCGGCGCGCGCCACGCCGCCGCGCGGCGATTCGGCGCAGGGTGCCCTGCGCATGGCCGCGCTCTACCTGACCCGGCACGCCAGCGCGCCCGGCCGGCCGGAGGCACGCCAGTGAACCACGCCACCTTGACCGGCAACATCCTGACACCGGACGGCTGGCTGCACGGCGCGCTGCGCCATGGCGCCGGCACCATCGCGACGATCGAGGGCGCGCCCGCCGATCCGTCCGCCAACGGCGACGACTACATCCTGCCCGGCTTCATCGACCTGCACGTGCACGGCGGCGCCGGACGCGACATGATGGAAGGCGGCGACGCCGCGCACGCCATCGCGCGCCTGCACGCGCGCCACGGCACCACCAGCCTGCTGGCCACCACCATGACCGCGCCGCTGCCCGACATCGAACGTGCGCTGGACGCCATCGGGTCCGCCGTCCGCGCGCGCGGCCGCGGCGAAGCGCGCATCCTGGGCGTGCACCTGGAAGGCCCGTACATCAATTCCGGCAAGCTGGGGGCCCAGCCGCCGTTCGCACGCGAAGCATCCCTCGGCGAAGTCGAGCGCCTGGGCGCGCGCGCGCCGCTGCGCCTGATCACGGTGGCGCCCGAACTCGAAGGCCATTTGGCGCTGGTGCGCGCGCTGGCGGACGCCGGCATCCGCGTGCAGGTCGGCCACACCACCGGCTCCTACGAGGACGGCGTGCGCGCGCTGGAGCACGGCGCGGCCGGCTTCACCCACCTGTTCAACGCCATGCCGGGCCTGCACCACCGCGACCCCGGCATGGTCGGCGCCGCGCTGGCGCATGCCGAATACGCCGAGATCATCCCCGACCTGCTGCACGTGCATCCGGGCGCGATCAAGGTGGCGCTGCGCGCGATTCCCCACCTGTACTGCGTGACCGATTCCACCGCCGCCGCCGGCATGCCCGACGGCGACTACATGCTGGGCCGCCAGGTCGTGCACAAGTGCATGGGCGGCGTGCGCCTGGCGGACGGTACCCTGGCCGGCAGCACCCTCACCATGGACCAGGCGCTGCGCAACCTGGTGGCGATCGGCCTGGACCTGGCCGACGCCGCGCGCCGCGTCTCGACCAATGCCGCCGACTACCTGGGCGAGACCCGCCGCGGGCGCCTGGCGCCGGGCTGCCACGCCGACCTGGTGGTGCTGGACCGCGACCTGCAGCTGAAAGCCGTCTATGTCGAAGGAGAAGCCTGTGCAGTCGCCGCTGACTGAGGCCCCGTCCACCCGGCCTGGCGCCACGGTCGCGCCGGACGACGCGCGCCGCCTGGCCGGCCAGCTGGTGATGATCCGCCTGGCCGGCACCGCGCTGGACGAAGACAGTGCCGCCTTCATCCGCGCCAACCGCATCCGCGGCGCCTGCCTGTTCC
The genomic region above belongs to Massilia forsythiae and contains:
- the nagA gene encoding N-acetylglucosamine-6-phosphate deacetylase; the encoded protein is MNHATLTGNILTPDGWLHGALRHGAGTIATIEGAPADPSANGDDYILPGFIDLHVHGGAGRDMMEGGDAAHAIARLHARHGTTSLLATTMTAPLPDIERALDAIGSAVRARGRGEARILGVHLEGPYINSGKLGAQPPFAREASLGEVERLGARAPLRLITVAPELEGHLALVRALADAGIRVQVGHTTGSYEDGVRALEHGAAGFTHLFNAMPGLHHRDPGMVGAALAHAEYAEIIPDLLHVHPGAIKVALRAIPHLYCVTDSTAAAGMPDGDYMLGRQVVHKCMGGVRLADGTLAGSTLTMDQALRNLVAIGLDLADAARRVSTNAADYLGETRRGRLAPGCHADLVVLDRDLQLKAVYVEGEACAVAAD